The Paraburkholderia hospita genome includes a window with the following:
- a CDS encoding cold-shock protein, translating into MATGTVKWFNDAKGFDFITPDEGGDDLFAHFSEVKAEGFKSLKDGQKVSFEVKQGPKGKQAANIQPI; encoded by the coding sequence ATGGCAACGGGTACCGTGAAGTGGTTTAACGACGCAAAGGGTTTTGATTTCATCACACCGGATGAAGGTGGCGATGACCTGTTTGCTCATTTTTCGGAGGTGAAGGCGGAGGGCTTCAAGTCTCTCAAGGACGGGCAAAAGGTGAGCTTCGAAGTCAAGCAAGGTCCGAAGGGCAAGCAGGCGGCAAACATACAGCCAATCTGA
- the katG gene encoding catalase/peroxidase HPI: MRNKDWWPNQLDLSVLHTHSHLSCPLEEEFDYAEQFRSLDVEALKQDLIKLMTTSQDWWPADYGHYGPLFIRMAWHAAGTYRIADGRGGGGEGQQRFAPLNSWPDNANLDKARRLLWPIKQKYGQKISWADLLILAGNVAYESMGFKTFGFGFGRPDVWEPEDIFWGPEDAWLGDERYSGDRELAKPLANVQMGLIYVNPQGPGGNPDPLAAARDIRDTFGRMAMNDEETVALIVGGHTVGKTHGAAPAGGNVGPEPEGAPIEEQGLGWKNRFGSGKGSDAITSGLEGAWTNNPTTWDNGFLENLFKYEWELTTSPAGAKQWTPRNPEANDTVPDAHEASRRHAPTMLTTDLSLRMDPIYGPIAKRFYDNPDQLEDAFAKAWFKLLHRDMGPRSRYLGPWVPEAQLWQDPIPPVDHELVSEQDIVALKRTILDSGLSVPELVSAAWGAAASFRGTDKRGGANGARIRLAPQKDWESNEPPRLAKVLTALERIQKDFNGSQSSGKNVSLADLIVLGGCAAVEEAARKAGYNIGVPFAPGRTDASQEQTDESTFDVLEPIGDGFRNYFRAEDPQSPETRLLDRANLLKLTAPQMTVLVGGMRMLGANHGQSKHGVFTDRPGTLTNDFFVNLLDIGTAWRPSVSDKNVYEGNDRTTGKARWTATAADLVFGAHSQLRALAEVYACDDGKERFVRDFVVAWDKVMNLDRYDLLGRGNGRRAVVAAL; the protein is encoded by the coding sequence ATGAGGAACAAGGATTGGTGGCCGAATCAGCTGGATCTTTCGGTGCTTCACACTCACTCGCACCTGTCCTGCCCGTTGGAAGAGGAGTTCGACTATGCCGAACAGTTCAGGAGTCTTGATGTCGAGGCGCTGAAGCAGGACCTCATCAAGCTCATGACCACATCCCAGGATTGGTGGCCGGCCGACTACGGCCACTACGGGCCCTTGTTCATCCGTATGGCCTGGCATGCCGCCGGCACGTATCGCATCGCCGATGGTCGCGGCGGCGGCGGCGAGGGCCAGCAGCGGTTTGCGCCGCTGAACAGTTGGCCGGACAACGCCAATCTCGACAAGGCGCGCCGGCTGCTCTGGCCCATCAAGCAGAAGTACGGCCAGAAGATTTCCTGGGCCGATCTGCTGATCCTGGCCGGCAATGTGGCTTACGAATCGATGGGCTTCAAGACCTTCGGCTTCGGTTTTGGCCGGCCCGACGTCTGGGAGCCCGAAGACATTTTTTGGGGTCCGGAGGACGCCTGGCTGGGGGACGAGCGCTACAGCGGCGACCGCGAACTCGCCAAGCCGCTCGCCAACGTGCAGATGGGCCTGATCTACGTCAATCCCCAGGGACCGGGGGGCAACCCCGACCCGCTCGCCGCGGCCAGGGACATCCGCGACACTTTTGGCCGCATGGCCATGAACGATGAAGAAACCGTTGCGCTCATCGTGGGCGGCCACACGGTCGGCAAGACGCATGGTGCTGCGCCGGCGGGAGGGAATGTCGGCCCGGAACCAGAGGGCGCCCCGATCGAGGAGCAAGGCCTGGGCTGGAAGAACAGGTTCGGCAGCGGCAAGGGTTCCGACGCGATTACCAGCGGGCTTGAAGGCGCATGGACCAACAATCCGACCACATGGGACAACGGGTTTCTGGAGAACCTGTTCAAGTACGAGTGGGAGCTGACGACGAGCCCTGCGGGTGCGAAGCAGTGGACGCCCAGGAATCCCGAGGCGAACGACACTGTGCCCGATGCACACGAGGCGTCCAGGCGGCACGCGCCGACGATGCTGACGACAGACCTGTCACTGCGAATGGATCCGATTTACGGGCCGATTGCGAAGCGCTTCTACGACAACCCAGACCAGCTTGAGGACGCGTTTGCCAAAGCCTGGTTCAAGTTGCTTCACCGTGACATGGGTCCCCGCTCACGCTATCTGGGCCCTTGGGTCCCGGAGGCGCAGCTTTGGCAAGACCCGATACCACCCGTCGATCATGAGCTGGTCAGCGAACAGGATATCGTCGCCCTCAAGCGCACGATCCTCGACTCTGGTTTGTCCGTCCCCGAGTTGGTTTCCGCAGCCTGGGGCGCTGCCGCCAGCTTCCGTGGCACCGATAAACGTGGCGGTGCCAACGGCGCGCGGATCCGCCTGGCGCCGCAAAAGGATTGGGAGTCCAACGAGCCGCCACGGCTGGCAAAGGTCCTGACAGCCCTCGAGCGCATCCAGAAGGACTTCAACGGTTCGCAGTCCAGCGGCAAGAATGTTTCGCTAGCCGATCTGATTGTCCTTGGCGGGTGCGCTGCCGTCGAGGAAGCGGCCAGAAAGGCGGGATACAACATTGGCGTCCCGTTCGCGCCGGGTCGCACCGATGCCTCGCAGGAACAGACGGATGAGAGCACCTTTGATGTGCTCGAACCGATCGGCGACGGGTTCCGCAACTATTTCCGAGCGGAAGACCCCCAGTCGCCGGAGACCCGTCTGCTGGACCGGGCCAACCTCTTGAAGCTGACCGCGCCCCAGATGACGGTTCTCGTCGGCGGCATGCGCATGCTCGGTGCAAACCACGGGCAATCGAAGCACGGCGTGTTCACCGACAGGCCGGGCACGTTGACCAACGACTTCTTCGTGAACTTGCTCGACATCGGCACAGCGTGGAGACCTTCCGTCTCGGACAAGAATGTGTACGAGGGCAATGATCGCACTACCGGCAAGGCCAGGTGGACCGCGACGGCTGCCGACCTCGTCTTCGGGGCGCATTCTCAATTGCGCGCGCTGGCCGAGGTCTACGCGTGCGACGACGGGAAGGAGAGATTCGTGCGCGACTTCGTGGTGGCGTGGGACAAGGTCATGAATCTCGATCGCTACGACCTGCTCGGCCGGGGAAACGGTCGACGCGCGGTTGTAGCCGCGCTCTGA